From one Synechocystis sp. PCC 6803 substr. PCC-P genomic stretch:
- the dxr gene encoding 1-deoxy-D-xylulose-5-phosphate reductoisomerase codes for MKRISILGSTGSIGTQTLDIVTHHPDAFQVVGLAAGGNVALLAQQVAEFRPEIVAIRQAEKLEDLKAAVAELTDYQPMYVVGEEGVVEVARYGDAESVVTGIVGCAGLLPTMAAIAAGKDIALANKETLIAGAPVVLPLVEKMGVKLLPADSEHSAIFQCLQGVPEGGLRRIILTASGGAFRDLPVERLPFVTVQDALKHPNWSMGQKITIDSATLMNKGLEVIEAHYLFGLDYDHIDIVIHPQSIIHSLIEVQDTSVLAQLGWPDMRLPLLYALSWPERIYTDWEPLDLVKAGSLSFREPDHDKYPCMQLAYGAGRAGGAMPAVLNAANEQAVALFLQEKISFLDIPRLIEKTCDLYVGQNTASPDLETILAADQWARRTVLENSACVATRP; via the coding sequence GTGAAACGCATTTCTATCCTCGGCTCCACCGGTTCCATTGGTACCCAAACTCTGGACATTGTTACCCATCATCCTGATGCTTTTCAGGTGGTCGGTTTAGCGGCTGGGGGAAATGTTGCATTACTAGCCCAACAGGTGGCGGAGTTTCGCCCAGAGATTGTTGCGATTCGTCAGGCAGAAAAGTTAGAGGACCTAAAAGCAGCAGTGGCCGAACTAACTGATTACCAACCCATGTACGTGGTGGGGGAAGAAGGGGTGGTGGAAGTGGCCCGTTATGGTGATGCAGAAAGTGTGGTCACAGGTATTGTCGGTTGTGCGGGATTATTACCCACCATGGCGGCGATCGCCGCCGGGAAAGATATTGCTTTAGCCAATAAGGAAACGTTAATTGCCGGAGCTCCGGTGGTGTTACCCCTGGTGGAAAAAATGGGGGTGAAGTTATTGCCGGCGGATTCAGAACATTCAGCCATTTTTCAATGTTTACAGGGGGTTCCCGAAGGGGGGTTACGGCGGATCATTCTCACCGCTTCCGGGGGAGCATTCCGGGACTTGCCGGTGGAAAGATTACCGTTTGTAACAGTACAGGATGCCCTCAAACATCCCAACTGGTCTATGGGACAAAAAATCACCATTGATTCCGCCACATTGATGAACAAGGGTTTGGAGGTGATTGAAGCCCATTATCTATTTGGCTTGGACTACGATCATATAGACATTGTCATTCATCCCCAAAGCATTATTCATTCTTTAATTGAGGTGCAGGATACTTCTGTGCTAGCTCAACTGGGGTGGCCTGATATGCGTTTGCCGTTGCTCTATGCCCTATCTTGGCCAGAAAGAATTTACACCGACTGGGAACCTTTGGATTTAGTTAAAGCCGGTAGCTTGAGTTTTCGGGAGCCAGATCACGATAAATATCCCTGCATGCAATTGGCCTATGGGGCCGGGCGAGCTGGGGGAGCCATGCCAGCGGTGTTAAATGCGGCCAATGAACAGGCGGTGGCTTTATTTTTGCAAGAAAAAATTAGCTTTTTGGATATTCCCCGTCTGATTGAAAAGACCTGTGACCTCTACGTTGGTCAAAATACTGCTAGCCCTGATTTAGAAACAATTTTGGCAGCGGATCAATGGGCCCGGCGGACGGTGTTGGAAAATAGCGCCTGTGTGGCTACTCGGCCATAA